A stretch of the Lentimicrobium sp. L6 genome encodes the following:
- a CDS encoding STM3941 family protein gives MLSSKNKIEIGISKRKGIVMTIVAAIIFLIGIWALIEIKSMDSELDRIFLMVLLTLIVLSFGFFGFLGIYRIIKNEEGLFINDIGIKINVGPNKGHFVNWNEITELKIHNQLQGPVFLLIFVKKPQKFIQNSTGIKRLQLKMNNKSHKTPLSIATDWLECSFEDLLEIMEGKIMKNGAQQKT, from the coding sequence ATGCTAAGCAGTAAAAACAAAATAGAAATTGGAATAAGCAAAAGAAAAGGAATTGTAATGACAATAGTTGCTGCAATTATTTTTTTGATTGGAATCTGGGCATTAATAGAAATTAAATCAATGGACTCTGAGCTTGACCGAATCTTTTTAATGGTTTTGTTGACTCTAATAGTCCTTTCCTTTGGCTTTTTTGGTTTCCTTGGAATTTATAGAATTATTAAAAATGAAGAAGGACTATTTATCAATGACATAGGAATTAAAATAAATGTCGGACCTAATAAAGGACATTTCGTAAACTGGAATGAGATAACTGAATTAAAAATTCATAATCAATTACAAGGACCAGTATTCTTGCTAATTTTCGTAAAAAAACCGCAAAAGTTCATTCAAAACTCAACTGGAATTAAAAGACTTCAATTAAAAATGAATAATAAATCGCATAAGACACCTTTGAGTATTGCTACAGATTGGCTCGAATGTAGTTTTGAAGACCTGTTAGAGATAATGGAAGGAAAAATAATGAAAAACGGAGCCCAACAAAAAACATAG